One segment of Pan paniscus chromosome 20, NHGRI_mPanPan1-v2.0_pri, whole genome shotgun sequence DNA contains the following:
- the LOC100971412 gene encoding putative zinc finger protein 812 isoform X1, which translates to MQTRSYSGWKLCENCGEVFSEWFCLKTHMRAQNGGNIFEGNCYGKDILSVHKEASIGQELSKFNPCGKVFTLTPDLAAHLGILNARQPYKCKECKKGFKYFASLDNHMGIHIGEKLCEFQECRRAITHSSHLKQCVTVHTGKKSKKTKKHGKSFTNFSQLSAHVKIHKGEKLFECKECGRSFRNFSSFNVHIQIHTGIKPHKYTECGKAFTRSTHLTQHVRTHTGIKPYECKECGQAFTQYTGLAIHIRNHTGEKPYQCKECGKAFNGSSTLTQHKRIHTGEKPYGCVECGKTFITSDHSKHLKTHHEERPFVCKICGKAFLYSSPLNVHLRTHTREKAFICKECGKAFAVSSHLSRHERIHTGEEPYEYKGMNVTI; encoded by the coding sequence CAGACAAGAAGCTACAGTGGATGGAAACTCTGTGAGAATTGTGGAGAGGTCTTCAGTGAATGGTTTTGCCTTAAAACACACATGAGAGCTCAGAATGGAGGGAACATCTTTGAGGGTAATTGTTATGGAAAAGACATCCTCAGTGTGCACAAGGAAGCCTCTATTGGACAGGAACTTTCCAAATTTAATCCATGTGGAAAAGTCTTCACCTTAACTCCAGATCTTGCTGCACATCTTGGAATTCTCAATGCAAGACAACCATACAAATGTAAGGAATGTAAAAAAGGCTTTAAGTATTTTGCAAGCCTTGATAATCACATGGGAATCCACATTGGAGAGAAACTCTGTGAATTTCAGGAATGTAGGAGAGCCATCACTCACTCCTCACACCTAAAGCAGTGTGTAACAGTTCATACTGGAAAGAAATCTAAAAAGACTAAGAAACATGGGAAATCCTTCACTAATTTTTCTCAACTTTCTGCACATGTGAAAATTCATAAAGGAGAGAAGTTGtttgaatgtaaagaatgtggaagATCCTTTAGAAATTTCTCATCCTTTAATGTTCACATTCAAATTCACACTGGAATAAAACCACACAAATATacggaatgtgggaaagccttcactAGGTCAACTCACCTTACTCAACATGTAAGAACTCACACTGGAATAAAACCCTATGAATGCAAGGAATGTGGCCAAGCCTTCACTCAGTACACGGGCCTTGCTATACACATACGAaatcacactggagagaaaccctatcagtgtaaggaatgtgggaaagccttcaatGGATCCTCAACCCTTACTCAACATAAAAGAATTCACACAGGAGAGAAGCCTTATGGATGTGTTGAATGTGGGAAGACCTTCATTACTTCTGATCATAGTAAACATTTGAAAACTCACCATGAAGAAAGGCCCTTTGTATGCAAGATATGTGGGAAAGCATTTCTATATTCCTCACCCCTTAATGTTCACCTGCGAACTCATACCAGAGAGAAAGCCTTCatatgtaaagaatgtgggaaagctttTGCTGTTTCCTCACACCTAAGTAGACATGAAAGAATTCACACTGGGGAGGAACCCTATGAATATAAGGGTATGAATGTTACCATTTAG
- the LOC100971412 gene encoding putative zinc finger protein 812 isoform X2: protein MRAQNGGNIFEGNCYGKDILSVHKEASIGQELSKFNPCGKVFTLTPDLAAHLGILNARQPYKCKECKKGFKYFASLDNHMGIHIGEKLCEFQECRRAITHSSHLKQCVTVHTGKKSKKTKKHGKSFTNFSQLSAHVKIHKGEKLFECKECGRSFRNFSSFNVHIQIHTGIKPHKYTECGKAFTRSTHLTQHVRTHTGIKPYECKECGQAFTQYTGLAIHIRNHTGEKPYQCKECGKAFNGSSTLTQHKRIHTGEKPYGCVECGKTFITSDHSKHLKTHHEERPFVCKICGKAFLYSSPLNVHLRTHTREKAFICKECGKAFAVSSHLSRHERIHTGEEPYEYKGMNVTI from the coding sequence ATGAGAGCTCAGAATGGAGGGAACATCTTTGAGGGTAATTGTTATGGAAAAGACATCCTCAGTGTGCACAAGGAAGCCTCTATTGGACAGGAACTTTCCAAATTTAATCCATGTGGAAAAGTCTTCACCTTAACTCCAGATCTTGCTGCACATCTTGGAATTCTCAATGCAAGACAACCATACAAATGTAAGGAATGTAAAAAAGGCTTTAAGTATTTTGCAAGCCTTGATAATCACATGGGAATCCACATTGGAGAGAAACTCTGTGAATTTCAGGAATGTAGGAGAGCCATCACTCACTCCTCACACCTAAAGCAGTGTGTAACAGTTCATACTGGAAAGAAATCTAAAAAGACTAAGAAACATGGGAAATCCTTCACTAATTTTTCTCAACTTTCTGCACATGTGAAAATTCATAAAGGAGAGAAGTTGtttgaatgtaaagaatgtggaagATCCTTTAGAAATTTCTCATCCTTTAATGTTCACATTCAAATTCACACTGGAATAAAACCACACAAATATacggaatgtgggaaagccttcactAGGTCAACTCACCTTACTCAACATGTAAGAACTCACACTGGAATAAAACCCTATGAATGCAAGGAATGTGGCCAAGCCTTCACTCAGTACACGGGCCTTGCTATACACATACGAaatcacactggagagaaaccctatcagtgtaaggaatgtgggaaagccttcaatGGATCCTCAACCCTTACTCAACATAAAAGAATTCACACAGGAGAGAAGCCTTATGGATGTGTTGAATGTGGGAAGACCTTCATTACTTCTGATCATAGTAAACATTTGAAAACTCACCATGAAGAAAGGCCCTTTGTATGCAAGATATGTGGGAAAGCATTTCTATATTCCTCACCCCTTAATGTTCACCTGCGAACTCATACCAGAGAGAAAGCCTTCatatgtaaagaatgtgggaaagctttTGCTGTTTCCTCACACCTAAGTAGACATGAAAGAATTCACACTGGGGAGGAACCCTATGAATATAAGGGTATGAATGTTACCATTTAG